Proteins from a genomic interval of Garra rufa chromosome 4, GarRuf1.0, whole genome shotgun sequence:
- the rps16 gene encoding small ribosomal subunit protein uS9, whose translation MPAKGPLQSVQVFGRKKTATAVAHCKRGNGLIKVNGRPLEMIEPATLQYKLLEPLLLLGKERFAGVDIRVRVKGGGHVAQIYAIRQAISKALVAYYQKYVDEASKKEIKDILIQYDRTLLVADPRRCESKKFGGPGARARYQKSYR comes from the exons ATGCCAGCTAAGGGTCCCCTACAGTCTGTCCAGGTTTTTGGACGTAAA AAAACTGCCACTGCTGTTGCCCACTGCAAGAGGGGAAATGGACTTATTAAAGTCAATGGAAGACCTCTTGAGATGATTGAGCCTGCCACTCTGCAGTACAAG CTGCTGGAGCCTCTTCTGCTGTTGGGTAAGGAGCGCTTCGCCGGCGTTGACATCAGAGTTCGCGTGAAGGGTGGTGGACATGTCGCACAGATTTACG CCATCCGTCAGGCCATCTCTAAAGCCCTGGTTGCCTATTATCAGAAAT ATGTGGATGAGGCCTCCAAGAAAGAGATCAAGGATATCTTGATTCAGTACGATAGGACCCTGCTGGTCGCTGATCCCCGCCGCTGCGAGTCCAAGAAGTTTGGTGGACCTGGAGCTCGTGCCCGCTACCAGAAGTCCTACCGTTAA